Genomic DNA from Wolbachia endosymbiont of Aedes albopictus:
CGAGCCAGTAGGGTATGAATCGACTGGCAAGTTTTACATGATTAACCCTGAAATTACGGAATTATCCGATGAACAAGTAATTCTCAAAGAAGGGTGCCTTTCAATTCCAGAGCAAAGCTATGAAATTAAGCGTCCAAAATATTTGACTGTGAAATATAAGGATTTAGATAATGAGGAACAGACGCTAAAAGCTTGCGGCTGGCTCGCAAGGTGTATTCAGCATGAGCTAGATCACTTAAATGGCATATTATATATTAGACATTTATCTAAATTAAAGTATGATATAGCCATGAAAAAAGCACAAAAGGTTAAAAAGCATTATGAACAATGAAGACCTAGAATTATTAAAATTTTACCATGAAGTGGGCGTTGATTGCACACTAACAGAGGGTGAAGAGGAAAAAAAGTTGGAGAGCAAAGAGGGTGTGCAACCCTATGTTATCCAAACTGGTACCCAGAAGAAAGATGCAGATATGCGCTGGGGTGACACTAAAGATGGAAAAGACATGTTTCCAAGTGATTGGATAATTGAAGCAAGGAAACTTGCAAGTAAATGTAGTAGTGTGGATGAACTAAGAAGTGCAGTTGAATCATTTGAAGGTTGTGAGATAAAAAAAACTGCAACTAATACTGTCTTTTCTGATGGTAATCCAAATGCAAAAGTTATGCTTGTTGGTGAAGCTCCAGGAGCAAATGAAGACCTTCAAGGCATACCATTTTGTGGTGCAAGTGGAATGTTGCTCGATAAAATGTTAAATGCAATCAATCTTGATCGCACTAAGGTATACATAAGCAATACTGTATTTTGGCGCCCACCTGGCAATAGAAAGCCAACCGACCTAGAGCTTGATATGTGCAGACCATTTGTTGAGAAGCATGTTGCACTGGTTTCACCGCAAATTCTAATTTTGGTCGGGGGAATTGCGTGTTATAGCCTTCTTGACAGCACAAAAACTATATCGAATTTGCGTGGTAGATTTCATACGTACACTAACCAATATTTATCTCACTCAATCACTATAGCTGCTATATTTCACCCAGCTTACCTACTGCGTCAGCCAATGCAAAAACGTTTAGCTTGGGAGGATTTGAAGAAGATTAAGGAGTATCTTAATAATACCAATAACTGTACGAACACTTAACACCACTGGTGTCGAGAAGTAGCCCGCAGAAACGAAAAAACTTACTTGACAAACTCCGCCAGCCCCCTTATTATAATAATAAGGGTATTTATGACTCAAAACTTGTTTTTGACCTGCAGGCTCAATGACAAAATTTAGTAAAAAACTCAGAGTATTTATTGGCGGATTACATAAAATTATAGCGGCTGCATGTCTTTTTTATTTTTTCTACATTCAGCCAAATCGCGCTTATTTTAAGCGTTAGCACATTATTACAGCGCCACTTACAGTAATATAGAGTCAAAACTCGCACCACGGGGCTTCTTTTGCCTTTTTTTCCGTTTGGTAAATTTCTTAATATTTGTAGCAACATGAACTGGGCAGGAAGGTGTCATTCCAGTGCTCCTTTTTTTGTCATCCCAGTGCCCAGACACTGGGATCTAGCCTTTATTATTTGGTTGAAATTAAGTCTTCTGGATCCCAGTGTCAGTTACTTTCAGACATCATCATAAAATAAAATGAGATCCCAGTGTCACGCACTGGGATGACAAAGAAATAGGCACTGGGATGACAAGAAGAGGGTACTTGGATAAGAGGCATTGCCCTTCTGGTAGCACAATGTTCGTACAGTTGTGCAACAAATGGTGTCATTCCAGTCTGGAATCCAGGAGTATAAAGATGACGAATAAAATTTATACTAAAAAATATAAAAAAGTGCTTGCACTTAATTTTATTTTTAGTATATTAATTATACAATATTTTTATTGGAGGTTAATATGCATAGTAGTAATGACAATGGTGGTGGTAATAAGCGAACTTCACCAAGCTCAATTATTGAGCAGATTGGTTCTGATAAGTATAAACCCCTCAAGCTGTCACGTGAACGCAGTAGGTCTAACACACAACTGGATAGTAGTAGTGCTATTAGTGCCGGTAATAGTGAAGATAAAGGAAAAAGCAAGTGGTGTTGTTGTTGCTGAACAATTTTTAATAGAGGTAGTTATGGATATAAAAGAGCTGGTTAAAGTGTTTAATTTAAATAATTATGCTTGTAATACTAATTTTACTGTAGAAGGTAAAAAGATTGTTGGTTTATTTGCTAGTGGTACTGATACAAAAGAATATCTGCGAAGAATGGAAAAGGGGATAATAGAGCGGCAATATCTTGGCGGAAGTGAAGGTAGCACGTAAATATTATAACTATACCCTAATTATGAATTAACAGACAGTAGAATCGAAAGATTATTACAAGGGGAAATCTTACACAGATCGACCCTTTTGTGAATCTGCGTTTCTGCTTTCTTCAACTTGTTTTGCAAAAGATGTTTCCTGTTTGCTGATATGCTGAAGTGGCTTAGCAATTTCGCGCACAACGGCAGTAACTGCTGTTAAAAATGTTTTTAATAATGCACCTAAAGCTCCACCAACTGCTTCCCTGCCATATATATGAGCTTGCTTTTCGTTATCGTCAGCAGTTTCCCCTGCTCTCCTTCTTGGATCCATCCTATGAGCAATCACCGAAAACAACACTCCCCTGATTGAAGACTTCACTCGTTTTTTTGCTTCATCGTCATGTGCTGTTTCATCTCCATGACTTAAGTGTTTAGCGTTCATTAGCTCCTTTTGTTGCTGGGCAAACATGCTGCTTAATACTTCTTCTATTGCTTGCTTCCTTCTTTTCTCCCTAACTCTTTTCATAGATTCTGATTTATCGCGAGTATGCTTTGTGGTTTCAAATTCTGCATCAATATCTTCAGATGCAGCCTGACTATATAAAGTCTCTATGAGCCTGTCTATGCTTCGCTTTATTTGCATAGTCCTTTCGTAACTATCCGAATTATCAATTCCTTCGTCGATCTGATTTAGAATATCCTCAAAAACTTTTAAATAGTCTTGAATATACTGTATTATGTATTGCTTATCTTCCTCTTTGTATTGTTCTTCTTGATTTTGCTGATTTTCATTTTCTAAACTTCTCTCTCTTTTATCATCGTTATTTTCTTCAATATTATTACCGTCTTCCTCGAAAAGGTCTTCGTCGTTCATGATTTTTTTTAATTTAGTTAAAATTCTCA
This window encodes:
- the def gene encoding peptide deformylase, whose protein sequence is MSILPIVIAPDERLITRASEVTDINDKIKELVNDMFETVYDAEGLGLAAVQVGVLRRVFVMDIQLSRAEDEPVGYESTGKFYMINPEITELSDEQVILKEGCLSIPEQSYEIKRPKYLTVKYKDLDNEEQTLKACGWLARCIQHELDHLNGILYIRHLSKLKYDIAMKKAQKVKKHYEQ
- a CDS encoding uracil-DNA glycosylase family protein; its protein translation is MNNEDLELLKFYHEVGVDCTLTEGEEEKKLESKEGVQPYVIQTGTQKKDADMRWGDTKDGKDMFPSDWIIEARKLASKCSSVDELRSAVESFEGCEIKKTATNTVFSDGNPNAKVMLVGEAPGANEDLQGIPFCGASGMLLDKMLNAINLDRTKVYISNTVFWRPPGNRKPTDLELDMCRPFVEKHVALVSPQILILVGGIACYSLLDSTKTISNLRGRFHTYTNQYLSHSITIAAIFHPAYLLRQPMQKRLAWEDLKKIKEYLNNTNNCTNT